A single genomic interval of Deltaproteobacteria bacterium harbors:
- a CDS encoding HigA family addiction module antidote protein produces the protein MKIKPMHPGLYLNEILRELRFSQSRLSRDINVKAMLISRLVNGARPKTAELALRLGRYFSQDPRYWLKLQNRYDIDVAEDKLGKRVIRKIRPLKKVA, from the coding sequence GTGAAGATCAAACCCATGCATCCAGGCTTGTATTTGAACGAGATACTTCGCGAATTGAGGTTCTCTCAATCTCGTTTGTCTCGGGACATTAATGTCAAGGCCATGTTAATTAGCCGCCTTGTCAATGGAGCGCGCCCCAAAACTGCGGAGCTTGCTTTACGACTTGGCCGCTATTTTAGCCAAGACCCTCGTTATTGGCTTAAATTGCAAAATCGTTACGACATAGATGTTGCCGAGGATAAACTTGGTAAACGCGTCATCCGAAAGATTCGCCCTCTTAAGAAAGTAGCGTAG
- a CDS encoding aldo/keto reductase, translating into MEYVQFGSTEFKVSRLALGCMSMSGAYGPADDNESIATLHKAWDLGINFIDTSASYGQGHNHELIKKALVGRRERIVIHSKSGSPRTPDATGNRSGSTPEYLTQNCEQSVKRLGVDALDVFCMSRVDPDIPVEESVGAMAKLVERGLTRYIGLSEASANSIRRARKVHPIVSLQMEYSLWSRDPEGGNIQACREFNMGFMAYSPLGRGFFGGLVHNAKDMSDGDGRINHPRFQGENLAKNLALLARFEEIAREKKCTPAQLALAWLMAQGPGIIPIPSNKSRGHLEENIEATEIKLSQEDLARLDNIFPQGAAAGPRTKDMHRVNV; encoded by the coding sequence ATGGAGTACGTTCAATTTGGTTCCACCGAATTCAAAGTTTCACGCCTGGCGTTGGGTTGCATGAGCATGTCGGGCGCCTATGGGCCGGCGGACGATAACGAATCGATCGCGACGCTGCACAAGGCGTGGGATCTTGGCATCAACTTCATTGACACTTCGGCGAGCTACGGGCAGGGGCACAATCACGAGTTGATCAAAAAAGCGCTGGTGGGACGGCGCGAGCGCATCGTGATTCACTCGAAATCCGGCAGCCCGCGCACGCCCGACGCCACGGGCAATCGGAGCGGCAGCACGCCGGAATATTTGACGCAGAATTGCGAGCAGAGCGTGAAGCGGCTGGGTGTCGACGCGTTGGATGTTTTCTGCATGTCGCGCGTTGATCCCGATATACCCGTCGAAGAATCGGTGGGGGCCATGGCGAAACTGGTCGAGCGTGGACTGACGCGCTACATCGGGTTGTCGGAAGCGAGCGCCAACTCGATTCGGCGCGCGCGCAAGGTCCATCCGATCGTCTCGTTGCAGATGGAGTATTCGCTCTGGTCGCGCGATCCGGAGGGCGGCAACATTCAAGCTTGCCGCGAGTTCAATATGGGCTTCATGGCGTACTCGCCGCTGGGACGTGGCTTTTTCGGCGGCTTAGTACACAACGCCAAAGACATGAGCGACGGCGATGGGCGCATCAATCACCCGCGTTTTCAGGGTGAGAATCTCGCTAAGAATCTGGCGCTGCTCGCGCGGTTCGAGGAGATCGCGCGGGAAAAGAAATGCACTCCGGCGCAGTTGGCATTGGCATGGCTGATGGCGCAGGGCCCGGGCATCATTCCGATTCCCAGCAATAAGTCGCGCGGGCATTTGGAAGAGAACATCGAAGCGACGGAAATTAAACTGAGCCAGGAAGACTTGGCGCGGCTCGATAATATTTTTCCCCAGGGCGCCGCGGCGGGGCCGCGGACGAAGGATATGCACAGGGTAAACGTTTAG